In Passer domesticus isolate bPasDom1 chromosome 9, bPasDom1.hap1, whole genome shotgun sequence, a genomic segment contains:
- the ECM2 gene encoding extracellular matrix protein 2, whose product MQAASLLCSFLLLWLCRDLCPAEGGTGRRQRRRGLGRSPWAGHRSPRAAGIPLITIDGSVVGVFDSLVGLGQHESSYSVLPGKKGQCTANGMIMFDKAVWSPQPCVTCLCSQGEVICDTAMCHPLKCPQTIIPAGECCPVCSETASSLDSSIISLDDVSELSGDSPDPKDLDTTSVLPSAGTPMEKEELLPTEVIEVRDKEGRKKGEKKRKRKGRKNRQRHKGRRREKLPVPRTGTAGDVQYESDEDDGPFRIPSNFPIPVPPIEAPPLPSGCSTSDTTVSCINAKLTQIPPISDPDLTSLDLTGNSITTISDEAFNGIPNLEWIDLSKNNITSPGIGPKAFKILKKLKRLYLDGNMLVVIPSELPSTLEEIKINDNQLHAIDEDGLKDLKNLVTLELEGNKLSEANVSPLAFYPLKSLSYLRLGRNKFRIIPQGLPATLEELYLEHNQIEEVSEICFNHTRNINIIGLKHNKLEEHRIAPLAWINQENLESIDLSYNKLYHVPSYLPKSLLHLVLIGNQIERIPGYVFGHMKPGLEYLYLSFNKLTDDGIDPVSFFGAYHSLRELFLDHNELKAVPFGIDEMRKLRFLRLNNNKIRTVPPERICRTQSHHEDEHDHSEEDHEDSHLEHVHLENNYINTRKLSPHSFPCIRSYCSVVLKPQKTK is encoded by the exons ATGCAGGCAGCATCACTGCTGTGTtctttcctgctgctctggctgtgcagGGATTTGTGCCCAGCTGAAGGCGGCactggcaggaggcagaggaggagggggctggggaggagcccctgggcagggcacaggagccccagggcagcCGGGATCCCGCTCATCACCATCGATGGCAGCGTTGTGGGCGTCTTTGACTccctggtggggctggggcaACACGAGAGCTCCTACAGCGTCTTGCCAG GGAAGAAGGGGCAGTGCACAGCTAATGGGATGATCATGTTCGACAAAGCCGTGTGGTCTCCCCAGCCCTGCGTCACCTGTCTGTGCTCCCAGGGAGAGGTGATCTGTGACACAGCCATGTGCCACCCTCTGAAATGTCCCCAGACCATCATTCCTGCAGGAGAGTGCTGCCCAGTGTGTTCTGAGACTG CCTCCTCACTGGACTCCAGCATAATTTCACTGGATGATGTCAGTGAGTTGTCTGGTGACTCCCCAGACCCCAAGGACCTCGACACCACCAGTGTTCTGCCATCAGCAGGAACTCCAATGGAAAAGGAGGAGCTGCTTCCCACAGAAGTGATAGAGGTTAGAGACAAGGAGGGTCGCAAAAaaggggagaagaaaagaaaaaggaaaggcagaaagaaTCGCCAGAGGCACAAAGGGCGTCGCAGAGAGAAGCTGCCTGTCCCCAGAACAGGAACTGCAGGAGATGTGCAGTATGAGAGTGATGAAGATGATGGTCCTTTCAGAATTCCATCTAATTTCCCAATCCCTGTTCCACCCATAGAAGCTCCTCCTTTGCCATCTGGATGTTCCACCTCGGACACCACAGTAAGCTGCATTAATGCCAAACTTACACAAATACCTCCCATCTCAGATCCAGACCTAACGAGTTTAGACCTAACAG GAAATAGCATCACTACTATCTCAGATGAAGCTTTCAATGGGATCCCTAATTTGGAATGGATTGATCTGAGTAAAAATAACATTACCTCTCCTGGCATAGGTCCCAAAGCGTTCAAA ATCCTGAAAAAGCTGAAACGTTTGTATTTGGATGGAAATATGCTGGTAGTTATTCCCTCTGAATTGCCATCAActttagaagaaataaaaataaatgacaaCCAACTTCATGCCATTGATGAAGACGGCttaaaag atTTAAAGAACTTGGTCACTCTGGAATTAGAAGGAAATAAACTTAGTGAAGCAAATGTCAGTCCCTTGGCCTTTTATCCTTTGAAAAGTCTTTCTTATTTGCGACTGGGACGAAATAAATTTAGAATTATACCACAAGGTCTTCCTGCCACTCTTGAG GAGTTATATCTTGAACATAATCAAATTGAAGAAGTGTCAGAAATTTGCTTTAACCACACCAGAAACATCAACATCATTGGGCTAAAGCATAACAAATTAGAAGAGCACAGGATAGCACCTTTGGCTTGGATAAACCAAGA GAACTTGGAGTCAATCGATCTCTCTTATAATAAGTTGTATCATGTTCCCTCCTACCTGCCAAAATCTTTACTCCATCTGGTACTCATAGGAAATCAGATTGAGAGAATTCCAGGCTATGTGTTTGGCCACATGAAGCCCGGGCTGGAGTATCTCTACCTGTCCTTTAACAAGCTCACTGATGATGGCATTGACCCAGTGTCATTTTTTGGAGCTTACCACTCCCTGAGGGAGCTCTTTTTGGACCACAATGAATTGAAGGCTGTACCCTTTGGGATTGATGAAATGAGAAAACTACGTTTTCTAAGACTGAACAATAACAAAATAAG GACAGTGCCCCCAGAACGCATCTGCAGGACTCAGAGCCACCACGAGGATGAGCATGACCACAGTGAGGAGGACCATGAGGATTCCCACCTGGAACATGTTCACCTTGAAAACAACTACATCAACACAAGGAAGCTCTCCCCACATTCATTTCCATGCATAAGATCCTATTGCAGTGTTGTGCTTAAACCACAGAAGACCAAATAA